In Crinalium epipsammum PCC 9333, the following are encoded in one genomic region:
- a CDS encoding type II toxin-antitoxin system PemK/MazF family toxin, with product MYRGEIWWADLPDPIGSEPGYRRPVLIIQDDTFIQSRIRTVIVVVITSNIELANAPGNVLLSSQTSGLPRDSVVNVSQILTVDKSFLTERISSLPVSLQEEVDAGLRTVLYL from the coding sequence GTGTATCGTGGAGAGATTTGGTGGGCAGATTTACCTGATCCAATTGGTTCAGAACCAGGCTATCGTAGACCTGTACTGATTATACAGGATGATACATTTATCCAAAGTCGTATCAGGACGGTGATTGTTGTAGTTATCACCTCCAATATTGAACTTGCAAATGCACCTGGAAACGTTTTGTTATCCTCTCAAACAAGTGGTTTACCTAGAGATTCCGTTGTAAATGTTTCACAAATACTTACTGTAGATAAGTCATTTTTGACTGAGCGTATTAGTTCGTTACCAGTGAGTTTGCAAGAAGAAGTAGATGCAGGTTTGCGAACAGTTTTGTATCTTTAA
- a CDS encoding CopG family ribbon-helix-helix protein — protein MKTAISLPDAIFEEADAVAKRLGMSRSELYTEALKVYLQRYNREQILFKLNEVYPQESSKLDPVMSKMQFMSLQREDW, from the coding sequence GTGAAAACTGCTATTTCTCTGCCAGATGCAATTTTTGAAGAAGCTGATGCAGTTGCTAAACGATTAGGAATGTCTCGAAGCGAACTTTACACTGAAGCATTAAAAGTATATTTGCAGCGTTATAACCGAGAGCAGATTTTATTCAAGCTAAATGAGGTTTACCCTCAAGAATCTTCCAAGTTAGATCCTGTAATGTCAAAGATGCAGTTTATGTCTCTACAGCGTGAGGATTGGTAG
- a CDS encoding magnesium chelatase subunit H, translating into MFTHVKSTIRHIAPDDIRGRSLLKVVYVVLEPQYQSALSAAVRSINKNHPQMAIEISGYLLEELRDPENYADLKRDVEKANIFIASLIFIEDLAEKVVAAVEPHRDRLDVAVVFPSMPEVMRLNKMGSFSMAQLGQSKSAIAQFMRKRKEKSGAGFQDGMLKLLQTLPKVLKYLPMDKAQDARNFMLSFQYWLGGSSENLENFLLMLADKYVFKGGEMRNFAALKYNEPVTYPDMGIWHPLAPQMYEDAKEYFNWYNSRKDIPEDLKDPLAPCIGLVLQRTHLVTGDDAHYVAIVQEMEAMGARVIPVFAGGLDFSKPIDVYFYDPLSKGQTAIVDTVVSLTGFALVGGPARQDHPKAIDSLKRLNRPYMVALPLVFQTTEEWQESDLGLHPIQVALQIAIPELDGAIEPIILSGRDGATGKAIALQDRIESVAQRALKWATLRRKPKLDKKIAITVFSFPPDKGNVGTAAYLDVFGSIYEAMQALQHNGYDVQNLPASSKELMEQVIHDAQAQYSSPELNVAYRMSVPEYEELTPYSQRLEENWGPPPGNLNSDGQNLLVYGKQFGNVFIGVQPTFGYEGDPMRLLFSRSASPHHGFAAYYTYLERIWKADAVLHFGTHGSLEFMPGKQMGMSGECYPDNLIGSIPNLYYYAANNPSEATIAKRRSYATTISYLTPPAENAGLYKGLKELSELIASYQTLKDTGRGIPIVNTIMDKCRIVNLDKDINLPETDAKDMDSEERDTIVGNVYRKLMEIESRLLPCGLHVIGKPPTAEEAIATLVNIANLDREEENILSLSRIIANSLGRNIDEVYQGSDRGVLEDVQLLQDITLACRAAVAALVKEQTDADGRVSLVSKLNFFNMGKKEPWIEALHQAGYPKVDPEAIKPLFEYLEFCLKQVCADNELGALLRGLEGEYILPGPGGDPIRNPDVLPTGKNMHALDPQSIPTEAAVKSAKIVVDRLLARQKLDNGGNWPETIACVLWGTDNIKTYGESLAQIMWMIGVKPVPDALGRVNKLHLIPLEELGRPRIDVVINCSGVFRDLFINQMNLLDQGVKMAAEADEPLEMNFIRKHALLQAEEMGINLRQAATRVFSNASGSYSSNINLAVENSSWESESELQEMYLNRKSFAFSADNPGMMGESRKIFESALKTADATFQNLDSSEISLTDVSHYFDSDPTKIVETLRGDGKKPASYIADTTTANAQVRTLSETVRLDARTKLLNPKWYEGMLSHGYEGVRELSKRLVNTMGWSATAGAVDNWVYEDANSTFIKDEEMCKRLMNLNPNSFRKMVSTLLEVNGRGYWETSEDNLDRLRELYQEVEDRIEGIE; encoded by the coding sequence ATGTTCACTCACGTCAAGTCCACCATTCGCCACATAGCCCCAGATGATATTAGGGGCAGATCGTTACTTAAGGTGGTCTATGTCGTGCTAGAGCCGCAGTACCAGAGCGCCCTCTCAGCAGCCGTTCGCTCAATTAATAAGAACCACCCACAGATGGCTATTGAAATTAGTGGCTATCTGCTAGAAGAACTTAGAGATCCTGAAAATTATGCAGATTTAAAGCGGGATGTAGAAAAAGCCAATATATTCATAGCTTCACTAATTTTTATTGAAGACTTAGCTGAAAAGGTTGTAGCAGCAGTAGAACCCCACCGCGATCGCCTTGATGTTGCAGTCGTCTTCCCCTCTATGCCAGAGGTGATGCGCCTGAATAAGATGGGTAGCTTCTCAATGGCACAATTAGGGCAATCTAAGAGTGCGATCGCTCAATTCATGCGGAAGCGCAAGGAAAAATCTGGTGCTGGCTTCCAAGACGGAATGCTGAAGCTGTTGCAAACCCTGCCTAAAGTCCTGAAATACCTCCCAATGGACAAAGCGCAGGATGCCAGAAACTTCATGCTAAGTTTCCAATATTGGTTGGGTGGTTCCTCTGAAAACCTCGAAAACTTCCTGCTGATGCTGGCAGATAAATATGTTTTCAAAGGTGGAGAGATGCGAAATTTCGCGGCTCTCAAATACAATGAACCCGTAACTTACCCAGATATGGGCATCTGGCATCCTTTAGCGCCTCAAATGTATGAGGATGCTAAAGAATATTTCAACTGGTACAACAGCCGTAAAGATATTCCAGAAGATTTAAAAGATCCTCTTGCGCCTTGCATCGGTTTAGTATTGCAACGCACCCACCTAGTTACAGGTGATGATGCTCACTATGTGGCGATCGTGCAAGAAATGGAAGCGATGGGCGCACGGGTAATACCTGTGTTTGCAGGTGGTTTAGACTTCTCCAAACCCATTGATGTTTATTTCTACGATCCACTTTCTAAGGGACAAACCGCTATTGTAGATACAGTTGTATCTTTAACTGGATTTGCCTTAGTAGGTGGCCCTGCTAGACAAGATCATCCGAAAGCGATCGACTCTTTAAAACGCTTAAATCGTCCTTACATGGTTGCCCTGCCTTTGGTATTCCAAACTACGGAAGAATGGCAGGAGAGTGATTTAGGATTGCACCCAATTCAAGTAGCATTACAAATTGCGATTCCTGAATTAGATGGGGCAATTGAGCCGATTATTTTATCTGGAAGAGATGGCGCTACTGGAAAAGCGATCGCACTTCAAGACCGGATCGAATCTGTCGCTCAACGCGCCTTAAAATGGGCAACACTACGCCGCAAACCAAAATTAGATAAAAAAATTGCCATTACCGTTTTTAGCTTCCCTCCAGATAAAGGTAATGTTGGTACGGCTGCTTACTTAGATGTATTTGGTTCCATCTATGAAGCAATGCAAGCATTGCAACACAACGGTTATGACGTGCAAAACTTACCCGCGTCATCCAAAGAATTGATGGAACAAGTCATCCATGACGCGCAAGCACAATATAGCAGCCCAGAATTAAACGTAGCTTACCGGATGTCAGTACCAGAATATGAAGAACTGACACCTTATTCGCAGCGTTTAGAAGAAAACTGGGGGCCACCGCCTGGAAATCTCAACAGCGATGGACAAAACCTGCTAGTTTATGGTAAGCAATTCGGGAATGTCTTTATCGGCGTTCAGCCAACATTTGGTTATGAAGGCGACCCGATGCGGTTGTTATTCTCTCGTTCTGCGAGTCCCCATCACGGTTTTGCAGCTTACTACACATATTTAGAAAGAATTTGGAAAGCTGATGCTGTGCTACATTTCGGCACACACGGTTCTTTGGAATTCATGCCTGGTAAGCAAATGGGGATGTCTGGAGAGTGTTATCCAGATAACTTAATTGGTTCAATTCCCAATCTTTATTACTACGCAGCAAATAACCCCAGTGAAGCGACAATTGCTAAACGTCGCAGTTATGCAACAACCATCTCCTATTTAACTCCACCTGCTGAAAATGCTGGGTTGTATAAGGGGTTAAAAGAACTCAGCGAGTTAATTGCTTCTTATCAAACCTTGAAAGATACCGGACGTGGTATCCCCATTGTTAACACCATCATGGATAAGTGTCGGATAGTGAATCTGGATAAGGATATTAACCTGCCAGAAACCGACGCGAAGGATATGGATAGTGAGGAACGGGATACCATCGTTGGCAATGTGTACCGCAAGTTAATGGAGATTGAATCGCGGTTGTTACCTTGTGGGTTGCACGTAATTGGTAAACCGCCAACTGCTGAGGAAGCGATCGCAACTCTCGTCAACATTGCTAATCTAGATCGAGAAGAAGAAAATATTCTCAGTCTTTCCCGCATCATCGCCAATAGTTTAGGGCGTAATATTGACGAAGTATATCAAGGAAGCGATCGCGGCGTATTAGAAGATGTCCAACTTCTCCAAGACATTACCCTCGCTTGTCGCGCTGCTGTTGCTGCTTTAGTCAAAGAACAAACCGACGCGGATGGGCGTGTTTCCTTAGTTTCCAAGTTGAACTTTTTCAACATGGGTAAAAAGGAACCTTGGATTGAAGCATTACATCAAGCAGGTTATCCCAAAGTTGACCCAGAAGCGATTAAACCGCTATTTGAATATCTGGAATTTTGCCTCAAACAAGTTTGTGCAGATAACGAACTTGGCGCATTACTGCGAGGATTAGAAGGCGAATATATTCTACCAGGGCCAGGAGGCGACCCCATCCGTAACCCTGATGTCTTACCTACAGGTAAGAATATGCACGCCCTCGACCCCCAATCTATCCCCACCGAAGCAGCAGTTAAATCCGCCAAAATAGTTGTAGACCGACTATTAGCGCGTCAAAAACTGGATAATGGCGGCAACTGGCCTGAAACTATCGCCTGTGTACTTTGGGGAACAGACAACATCAAAACTTACGGTGAATCTCTCGCCCAAATCATGTGGATGATTGGTGTAAAACCAGTACCAGACGCATTAGGACGGGTGAACAAATTACACCTAATTCCCTTAGAAGAATTAGGTCGTCCTCGCATTGATGTTGTAATTAACTGTTCAGGTGTATTCCGCGACTTGTTCATCAACCAAATGAACTTGCTTGACCAAGGTGTGAAAATGGCAGCAGAAGCGGATGAACCCTTAGAAATGAACTTCATCCGCAAACACGCATTGCTGCAAGCAGAAGAAATGGGTATTAACCTGCGTCAAGCTGCAACTCGCGTGTTCTCTAATGCTTCCGGTTCTTATTCTTCTAACATCAACCTAGCAGTAGAAAACAGCAGTTGGGAAAGCGAATCTGAGTTACAGGAAATGTACTTAAATCGCAAATCTTTTGCCTTTAGTGCAGATAATCCAGGCATGATGGGAGAATCACGGAAGATATTTGAATCAGCATTAAAAACGGCTGATGCTACATTCCAAAACTTAGATTCTTCCGAAATCAGCTTAACCGACGTTTCTCACTATTTCGACTCCGACCCCACAAAAATTGTTGAAACTTTACGGGGTGACGGTAAAAAACCAGCATCTTATATTGCTGACACTACTACCGCTAACGCTCAAGTTCGTACCTTATCAGAAACCGTGCGTTTAGATGCCCGTACCAAGTTACTTAATCCTAAGTGGTACGAGGGAATGTTAAGTCATGGTTATGAAGGTGTGCGCGAACTTTCAAAGCGTTTAGTTAATACTATGGGTTGGAGTGCAACTGCTGGCGCTGTTGATAACTGGGTGTATGAAGATGCGAATAGCACCTTTATCAAAGATGAGGAAATGTGTAAGCGATTGATGAATCTCAATCCCAATTCTTTCCGCAAGATGGTATCAACTTTGTTGGAAGTGAATGGGCGCGGTTATTGGGAGACTAGCGAGGATAATTTAGATCGTTTGCGCGAGTTGTATCAAGAGGTTGAGGACAGAATCGAAGGAATTGAGTAA
- a CDS encoding AIPR family protein: MKTLELAFSAKNACRSYVEGSTEIWNLTVSAPEIPQELPYGPNARNASLSAKPAKAMLKTLNKEPEKFILFNSGIMLIANKISAPKRMDGGEFKVELELEVPTTEDEGDFLGHGVINGGHTYKALMHALHGQHKLKESYPKISKAYVQLSVAVGIEESEISQISYARNLSLSVPVYALKNLDHIWKPIETALPDEYRRNVIFKPNEDGEFDGKAEYDVTDIVRRLALLNNELFDFRQDKHPIKAYQSRGTLVQEWDEEKYKKVIPLLKDILWLEEQIIKQHEQVNGTGASGKKIVIAKVSGCSQKQMKLITGYVSQLTIGDIFYMPVLAAFRVFIKDGNWIKPVEELWEEWGAKLVDRLWDTYKSEGRSSASAFARSKSTWSTLTNMVALQFIQI; encoded by the coding sequence ATGAAGACATTAGAGTTAGCTTTTTCAGCTAAGAATGCTTGCCGTAGCTACGTTGAAGGCAGCACAGAAATTTGGAATCTTACTGTCTCCGCACCAGAGATTCCCCAAGAATTACCATACGGACCAAATGCACGCAATGCCAGTTTAAGTGCAAAGCCAGCTAAAGCAATGCTCAAAACTCTGAACAAGGAGCCTGAAAAATTCATCCTGTTCAACAGTGGAATTATGCTAATTGCTAATAAAATCTCAGCACCAAAGAGAATGGACGGGGGAGAATTCAAAGTTGAGCTAGAACTTGAAGTACCTACTACGGAAGATGAAGGTGATTTTCTTGGTCATGGTGTAATTAATGGAGGACACACTTACAAAGCTCTAATGCACGCTTTGCATGGGCAGCATAAACTAAAAGAATCATATCCTAAGATTTCAAAAGCTTATGTACAACTTTCTGTAGCAGTGGGAATTGAAGAAAGTGAAATTTCTCAAATAAGTTATGCTCGTAACCTTAGCTTATCAGTCCCTGTTTACGCATTAAAGAATTTAGATCACATTTGGAAGCCGATAGAGACAGCTTTACCTGATGAATATCGGCGCAATGTGATTTTTAAACCTAATGAAGATGGGGAATTCGATGGAAAAGCTGAGTATGATGTAACTGACATAGTTCGCCGTTTAGCACTACTAAATAACGAATTATTCGATTTTCGCCAAGATAAACATCCTATCAAGGCTTATCAATCACGCGGTACTTTAGTTCAAGAGTGGGATGAGGAAAAGTATAAGAAAGTTATTCCATTACTAAAAGATATTCTGTGGTTAGAAGAACAGATTATCAAACAGCATGAACAGGTTAACGGAACAGGAGCAAGCGGCAAAAAGATTGTCATTGCCAAAGTTAGCGGGTGTTCACAGAAACAAATGAAATTGATCACAGGCTATGTCAGTCAACTAACTATCGGTGACATTTTTTATATGCCTGTACTTGCCGCATTTCGAGTATTTATTAAGGACGGAAACTGGATTAAACCAGTAGAAGAATTGTGGGAAGAATGGGGAGCTAAACTGGTTGATCGCTTGTGGGATACCTACAAAAGTGAAGGACGTAGTAGCGCCTCTGCTTTTGCGCGTTCAAAATCTACTTGGTCAACTTTAACAAATATGGTAGCTCTACAATTCATCCAGATTTAA
- a CDS encoding type II toxin-antitoxin system RelE family toxin, producing MQPDDQVRIINALDTLVKDFTGLDIKSLKGRPELRLRVGKYRVLFIEDKDNQLYVIAAIGSRGDVYK from the coding sequence ATGCAACCAGATGACCAAGTGCGTATTATCAATGCTTTAGATACCTTAGTTAAAGATTTTACAGGACTTGATATTAAATCTTTAAAAGGTCGCCCTGAGTTACGATTGCGTGTTGGTAAATATCGGGTGTTGTTTATTGAGGATAAAGACAATCAGTTATATGTAATCGCAGCTATTGGTTCTCGCGGGGATGTTTATAAATAG